The Natrinema sp. DC36 genome includes the window CGTGGCCAGCTCGAGCCACCGATCGAACGATTCGCCGACGATCCGCTGGCGCGTGGCCCGATCGTCGAACCGAGACGGATCGAGACCCGAACCGGCCGTCGGTTCGACCAGCGGCGACGTCGCCGAGGGCCGGAGTCGACCGGCGATCCCCAGCGTCGGTGCGAACACCACGAGCACGAGCGCCATCGCCAGCACGACGTGCGCGGGATCGAGCGCCGAGAGCACCGCCTCGAGTTCGGGGACCCGCTCGAGCAACAGCGCCGGCTGAACGACCACCGTGGCACCGACGGCGAGCAACACCGTCGCGAGGACGGTGACGATCGCGAGCCCGGTCGTCGACGGCGATCTACTCATCGGGGTCACCCGACGAGTCGCTCCCGCCATCATCGGTTTCGTCGGCCGATTCCATCGCGTCGCGGAGCCGATCGTGTGCGGTCGTCGTCCGCTCGAGGTAGGCGTTCGGATCGCGGTCGCCGTACTCCACGTCGCGGAACGAGTCGGTGATCGTCTCGACCGGTTCCCCGGGTGCCCCGGCGTCGGTCGCGCTCCGGGCGACGTCTCCAGGGGTCGCGGTCGCGACGCGGGTTCGATACATCGGCGACGCGTCGATGACACTCTCGAACGCCCGCCGAATGCGTTCGCGAGCACTGGTCTGTGTGTCGACGGCCGCGTCGGTATCGGTCGCCCCTTCAGCACCACCGAACAGCGACGTCGACACCGACGAGCCGACCTCCCGGGCGCGCGTCCGCGCCGAGCGGATCGCGTCCGTAATCGCCGCGAGAACGAGCCCCGGCAGGTCCGCGATCGAACGAAGGCCGCCCAGCGCGGCCAGCGCCCGCTCGAGGGCCTGTGAACAGGCGACGACGCCCGCCAGCGCGAGCGAAACGAGCCGTCCCGGGATCGAAAGCAGCGTGCCGATCGGATCCTCGCGCGTGTAGAACACGTAGCCGACGATCAGCGCGGCGATCGCCACGAGGCCGGCCGTCACTGCGCGGTCGGAGACGGAGTCCGTCAGCGACGAGTCGTCGCCGCCGTCCGAGTCGTCCGAGCCACTCCCGTCGTCCGCTTCGCTCTCGTCAGCACCGGCGTCGGATCCGTCCTCGCCTCGCGCGGCGGACGTCTGTCCGTCGGTCCCGCCGGCTTCTCCCTCGGTGGTCGATTGACCGCCGTCCGTCCCCCCGCTGCTCGAGCCGGTTTCACCGCCTCCGTCGGTCGAATCCGTCCCGCTCGAGTCGTCAGTCGAATCGGTTCCATCCGAGCCGTCAGTCGATCCCGTCTCGCCTGAACTATTAGTCGAGCCGGTTTCACCCGAACCGTCCGTCGATCCCGTCTCGCCGGACGTTCCGTCCGACTGCATCCCGCCGTCATCGCCCCCCTCGAGAGCGTCCATCGAGGCGTCGTCGACATCGGGACGAGGCTGGGTCCCCGCGGAGCCATCCAGCAGATTGCTGAGTAGACCGCCGAGGAGCGGAGTGTCCGCGAGACTGGCTATGAGACCGGAATCCAGTCCCGACATCCCGCTCGAGCCGGACGCAGCGCTGCCGGCAGCGGCCGCCGATGACGCGGTCGTTTCACCGGACGCCTGCCCGTCGGCCGCACCCTCGAAAATGCCGCTCGCCGGCGAGTCCGACGCGAGGGTGGGCAACGCCCCCGCTGCCAGAACCAGTCCACCGATCGCACAGACGAGCGCGATAACCGAGAGTAACTGACGGCTACCGCGAGATCCACTCCCCATCGATTACCGTACAGTAAACAGAATCGATATTTACATCTTGTTGCCATCGGACCGAGCATCGCCCGAACGGCCGTCCGAACTCCGTGAGAATTCACCGCGCCGACTGTCCACTCGAGGCGGTGTGTTAGGAGCCCCAGAAGTTATCGCGGCTACCGAGTCGCTCGCGCTGCGGGCCGCCGTCAGCGTCGTCCGCACCGGTTTCGGCGTCGGTCGCAGCATCGTCTTCCGTGTCCGCGCCCTCGTCTCCGTCTGCGTCTGCGTCTGCATCCGCGTCTGCGTCCGCCGCTTCAGCGTCGTCGTCG containing:
- a CDS encoding DUF4129 domain-containing protein; translated protein: MGSGSRGSRQLLSVIALVCAIGGLVLAAGALPTLASDSPASGIFEGAADGQASGETTASSAAAAGSAASGSSGMSGLDSGLIASLADTPLLGGLLSNLLDGSAGTQPRPDVDDASMDALEGGDDGGMQSDGTSGETGSTDGSGETGSTNSSGETGSTDGSDGTDSTDDSSGTDSTDGGGETGSSSGGTDGGQSTTEGEAGGTDGQTSAARGEDGSDAGADESEADDGSGSDDSDGGDDSSLTDSVSDRAVTAGLVAIAALIVGYVFYTREDPIGTLLSIPGRLVSLALAGVVACSQALERALAALGGLRSIADLPGLVLAAITDAIRSARTRAREVGSSVSTSLFGGAEGATDTDAAVDTQTSARERIRRAFESVIDASPMYRTRVATATPGDVARSATDAGAPGEPVETITDSFRDVEYGDRDPNAYLERTTTAHDRLRDAMESADETDDGGSDSSGDPDE